The DNA region GGGCTCCCGTCCCGCGGCACCCAGCCGGGCCCCGTCGCCCGcagccccggcccccccccccccccccccccccgggcgcaCCCACCCTGGAGCAGGCAGCCGTCGGGGAAGCGGACGCGCAGCAGCGTGTAGGTGTATCTGCgccgctctctctgctcctccctctcccgcATGGCCTTGGTCCGCAGCACACTCAGCCGCTCCACGGCCTCGGACCGGAGCCTCTGTTCCCGCCTGACCTCCTCTGCCGTGAGGTTGAAGAAGTCCCCGGGCAGGTCAAACTGGGAGGCCAGGGGCGAGGGCTGGAAGACGCGGCGCTGGCGGGCCAGCGTGGCCCGCACGGGCTCGGCGACCAGCAGCTGCTCCTTGTGCTTCCGCAGGctctggggctgggccagggcgGCCTCGCTCAGCACGTAGAACTCCTCGGGGCCCTCTGGGGCAGGCGCGGGTCACTGCTGCGGCAgggagagccccccaccccacccctgccgcccGGAGGGgccctcccgcccctcctcccagcaCGGCCGGCGCCCTGCTCCACCTGCCTTACCCTGATCGGGCACCGGAAGCAGGGCCTTCTGAAAGCCGACGGCCTCAAAAAACTCGTGGGTCCCTTCCAGGCAGTTAATTCGCTCCTGGGAGTGGAGCCAGTGGTCACCAGGGCCCTGCTGGCCACCCCGCCCGGCCTCGCAGCAGCCGCTAGGCCCTGACGGGCGAAGCCGCGGAAGCTGCCCGCAGGGCTGAGCACGAACGCGCTCGCCTCAACACGGGCTGCAGGGCGCCCCCCCAGCTGCTCGCAGAGGGCACGGGACCCCAGGAGGTCACCGACCAGGTGAGGAAGGAGGCCGAGAAGCCACAGGACAACAGGAggggcccaggggtgggggcggtggcTGCGTGGAAAGCCGGGGGCGGCAAGGGGCTGCCGGGAGACAGGCAGCAGGTGCCCCGCCAGTGGCGCAGGTAACACGGGCCAGGGTGGCGGGACCCCGAGATTTCTCCACAGAAACCAGAAGTCTGTGATCGCGGGAGAAATCTCGCCAGCGCCGACCTCCTCCCCGCTGATTCAAATTCAAGTCAGAACAGCCGGGGCGAGGGGGAGAGCGGGCCAAACACCACGACGCTCGCCCCGTGTGCCCGGGGCCCTCGCTCCCCTGCGGCTGCCTGGTCTGGCCGCCACCCCCACGCCGGGGCCGCGTGTGCACCTGAAACACGCGGTTCTGTAGCTTGATCTTCCTGTACTTCTCTTCCTCGGGGTGCAGGCAGATGTTGTCCAGGTACCTGGGGGGGCCCGCGGCCGTGTGGGAACAGTGAGTCCAGAGGGGGCCGTcgccggcccccacccccaccccgtcctgcCTCCCCTCGAGGGCACCAGCGAACGCACAGGGGGCTGTGGCAGGGCGAGGCTAACGGACCACTAAAGCCCGTGGGTGCCCCGTGGCGGGGGGCCGGGGCTCACGAGCAACGTGCACTTCCTGGCGCTCCCTGTCCCCCCCAGACCTGTTGGAGCAGacgaggggaggggatgggaccctgccccctgcccccttcccaccttcctaCAATGATCCCGGAGGAAAGCAGTGGGTGGGGACCTCCTGATTTGGTAAACCCCTTCGTTTTACAGGCAGgtcaactgaggcccagagggcctgcggggtggggggggagtgcaGGGCGGGGACTGGCCGCAGCCCCAGTGCCCAGCTCCTTCCGGGCACCCCCGGCAGGCTGTGGCGGAGGCCCGGGTGTCGGGGCGGGGGACACTCAGCTGGGAGGGCTGCGGCTGCTCACTTGGCGATGGTGTCCACACCCAGCTTCACCCTGTCCCGGTCTCTGTTGAACGTGTGGATCTTCATGATGGAAGCAGCCACGGGGTCGGTGGAgaagtgctggggggggggggaggggacgcaCCGGAAGCGCTCACCTGGGGGTTGGAGGCCCGCAggcacctctccctcccccagcagctGGCCTCTCGACTCAGGTGACAACAGGTGACAGCAGGCCAGGAACGTTCCACTGAAGCAAACTCAACTGGACGCTCCCAGccaagaaaggaggagaaagcccTTCGGTGGCCCCATCCtgagcctcagccctgccctcgCCTCGAGGGAAGAGGGGCGTCACAGCCCAGATTATGCCTCCGGGGGTCCACCCATCTGACAACTCTGCCcgtgggagggaagagggcagggacACAGAAAGACCGAGAAAGCAGGAGGGGAAGTTCCCAGGCTTGTGTGACCGGCCCAGCCTCCTCGGGACCATCACAAACCCCCAGGGAAACCCATACGGGAATTCGCTTGGTGACAGAGACATGTGCCACAGCTATGACCAAAAAGGCGTCTTAAGTAAAAAAGGGGGTGTGCGTGCGGGGGGCAACACGGGGTAGGTGTCAGGGAACAAAGAGTGGTCCGTATGCCTCATACTCCGCAGGGCAATAGCTTCTAGTCAGATCAGAGTCTTTGGGGGggggttttcaaatttttattttgagagagagcccatgtgagtggggctggggcagagagagggagggagggagagaaggagggagggagagagacagaatcccaagcaggctccacactgtcagtgcagagcccagtgcaggtctcgaacccacaaaccacgagatcctgacctgaactgatacCGAAAGTCAGGccctcgaccaactgagccacccaaggcacctcTAGTCGGATCAAAGCTTCAAAcgttaaaacaaacaacagaaagcagggcgcctgggtggctcagtgggttgagcctccgacttcggttcaggtcatgatcccacggttcgtgggttcgagccccgcgtccggctctgtgctgacagctcggagcctggatggagcctgcttcggattctgtctccatctctctctgcccctttccccactggtgctctgtctctatcaaaagtaaagaaacatttaaaaaattaaaaaaacaacaaaaagcaaaacagaaaagcacTAGCCAAGTGGGGAAGGCCTTTCCGAGCGTGCCACAAGAGCCAGAAGTCGCAGGACCGACACATTTAACCAGAGATCGAAAACTTCTACACAGCAAGGTGACCACGAGCACAACCGGAAAGTGCAAACCGAGGGGAAAATATTTACGCTGCATGTTATAGGCAAAAGACCAACTTCCCTAACAGGCGAAGGGTGCCCGtgaatcggggtgcctggggggctcagtcggttgagcgtccaactcgatttcggctcaggtcgtgatctcagggttggcgAGATCGAGCCCCCGAGTCGGACTCTgcgcggacagtgtggagcctgcttgggattctctccctccctctctttctgctgctcccctgctcgcacatgcACGCTCGTGCTCgttccctctcaaataaataaacactaaaaaaaaaaaaaaagcctagaaatCGAGAAAAAGTCCAACTACACGACACAAAACCGGGCCAAGGGCGCATTCTCACAGGAAAATACGGCCAGTCCGGGCCAAACTGAGGGAAACGCACACGGAAACCGTCCCGAGATGTTCTCCACTGTCACTTCCGGCAGAAGACGAAGGGTCTGTGCGCCCACAGTGACGGTGTGGGGCCGGTGACGTGGGCACCTTCCCCGACGCTGCCGGTGCAGTGTGAGTCGGGACGGCGCCTACGCGGGTTCCTCGGCCACCGCCGTCCACACCCCGCACGCACGTCCCGCTTCCGCGCCCGCACCGAGCCCACGGCTCAGAGCAGCCACAGCCAAGGCTTTCCACCACGTGACTGCTGTCACTAGGGAAGGACGGGGAGCTTCCGACATGCTCATCGGCAAGGAGCCGGTCGGACAGTTACGGAGCAGGGCATACGGTAAGGCTGGCTAACAAGAACGCAGAACTTTCTCCCAAATGCTTCAGAACAAGCCAGAAAGGGACGACCGCGCGAACGGGGCGAAACTGTTAACGGCTGGCTGCACGGTGCGAAGGCATTAGGGAGGCTCACGGAATTAAGGCTGCTGATCAGTGGGCCTTAAAATAGCGACAGGAGCCTGGATGATCCCCGAGGGCCAAACGCAACCTCAAGGTCCCTTTACGGGGAAGAGACAAGAGAGGGGACAGCCTGAGCAAGGCGCCACGGCCACGGAACACAGACAAGCCTGGAAGCAGGAAAAGGCCCGGACGCGCGCGCCCCCCTAGAGCGCCCAGAAGGAAGTCGGCCCGGCCGCCGCCTTGAGTCGGGGCAGCCAGACCCACGTCACCCTTCTGACTCCCAgggactgtgagacaataaacGAGGCCGCCCGCTTTGCGACAACCTGTTCTAACGGGATCGGGAAACCCgagccccgggggcgggggaTGCGGGGGTTCGGCAGTTTGCGTGCACCTGCGACCGATCTCTCCCCGGAAGGGGGCCTGCACGCCTTACAGGGGCCGCCTCCAGGAAGGGTGGCCGAGCGGGGGCTTTTCTCTACCCACCCGTCTGTATCCTGAGCTCCGGACCCCACGGAAAGCCTGCCTTTGAAGAGAGACGGAAGCAAACGCGATACAGGCAGGCGCAGACGATACCGAGGGTCCGTGCCACCCAGCTCTCCCGGCTCTGGCGCCGGGACCTCTAGGTGGCAGGGCGGTGGAGGGGGGACACGGGGCTGCCACTCACCGAGAGAATGGCCTCTTTGATGTGCGCATCCCGCTGGTCCTTCCTGAGCGTGGCCCCCGTGAGCGGGCAGGTGAAGCACACCGCGGGCACTGCCAGGTGGGTCGAGCCCTCCTCTCTGGGCTCAGGCACCTGGGGGGACGGGGCGAAGGCGGCTGACGCCGGACTGCGGACAGAGGCCGGCCCGAGCCGCTGACAGCATGGCCCCGGCAGCCGCACGGCCCCGGTCCCGACGCTTCCCCCCTTTGCTTCTTTAGCCGTGGGACACCTTGGCCCAGTGACTGGGCCCCTTCTGCCCCGTAAATGGCTCTGCAGGGCCGCCGCACCCCAacgagaaagggacagaaagtgtGAAGCCGCTTCGGACACGGAGCAAACGCTCCATCAACGGCTCTGGCTGTTCCCGTTTCCCTGGTGACGAAGGGCCTTTGGTGGAGGGCTCGGGAGTCACGGCGGCCCAGATGAGTCCAGACCTCCCTCTGGACCTCGATTCCTAGGCGTCGTCTAGGGCCGCTTCGGTCCTTAAGACTCAGTGAGACCTTGGGGCGGCGccgtctgttaagcgtccgacctcggctcaggtcacgatcttacccttgtgggttcgagccccgcgtcgggctctgtgctgacagctgggagcctggagcctgcttccggttctctgtctccctttctctctgcccctcccctgcgctgtctctgtctccctctcaaaaataaataaacgttaaaaaaactgtctttaataaatcaacattaaaaaaatacttaaaaaaaaatcactcaacagGGGcgactggggggctcagtcggttaagcttctgacttcagctcaggtcatgatttcacaatttgtgagttcgagccccacatcgggccctgtgctgccagctcaaagcctgaaacctgcttctgattctatgtctctgcttctctctgctcctcccctgctcaagctcgctctctctctctctttctctctcaaaaataaacgttaaaaacaaaacacaaaaaaccctcaGTGTGACCTCAAAGGTCAAGCTGCTCAGAACACCCTTTCTGCCAGGTTCTCCTTCAAAGCCCACCTCCCCCAGCAAGGCCTCCCTGATTACACCAGTCTCTGAAgggcccccccacctcccgggcAAGCAGCAGAGGGCAGGAGCTGAGTGCGAAGGTCCCAGTCAACACCACCTTCAACCACAACCTGCCTCCACTGTTCTGGCGTGCCTCACAAGCTTCCTTTTGCCCAAGGCCAGACGTGACCTCTATCCGCCCCGGCACCCACGTGCCTACTGCCCAAGGCTCGCCGATTTGACCAATGAGGGACAGAACCCGCTCCCTGCCCCAGGATGGCCCTCAGGTGTCCTGCTGCCCCGTGGATGTGCTTACCCTGTTGGTCCCTGGGGCCTCTGGGCTCCCGCTGACAGTGGCTTCGGCTCGAAGTTCCTTTCTCactggagagagggcagagacgGGTCAGTTGggggccctgccctggccccaggcacactccacccccgcccccgcacatCCCAAGGGGGTCAAGTTCTAGTCCTTCCCCCGGTCAGGCCCCCCTGCCTGAGCCACCTCTCCACGCCCCTAGGTTTCACCTGACGGCCCGACGACGGCCCCGGCTCCGCTCCCGTCTCCCCTCCTCGGCCTCTCAGACCCCAGCGCCCCGGTGCCTTCCACCCTGCACCCCCACTCTCACAAGTGAGATTTCGCGTGAGACCTTGCTTCACGTCCCCACGCCGCACCGGAAGGCGGCCACAGCTCACCCTGGTTCCGGATGGACTCCTGCGACGTGGGGCCCCGGGCCCTGGGCTGCTTCTGTTCAAGCCGGGCCAGGGCTGCCGCGGCTGCCATCTGGGCCTCATCAGTGGGTCCCTGGCGGGGCTGCTGGAGCGCGGGCTGGTTGGGTTTCCCTCTGGGGGCCCTCTCcctgggaagagacagagggaaggcgGGGTGACACGGGCTCAGGCGCAagagcctctgtccctctcccacttctgCCCCATCGGACAGAAACGTCCCTCTCTCCCAGGGACCACCCGCAGCCACGAGATGGTTCTAACGCAGAAAGAAAGGCCCCTGGAGACAGACGGCAGTTCCGCCTCCAGTTCCACCCCTTGGGGCGAGTCCCGCAGCGGCCTGGGCCTTGGGGTCAAGGCagctaaggggggggggggggggggagggcggggacaGAGGCCCGCCCCCACCGGCCGCCACGGATGCACGTGAGAGGGCACCTTTCGCCTTCAGGAACCGGTGAGACTCAAaggtgtccctcccctcctcgaTCCCTTTCCTTCCAGCCTACGACAGCCAGGTGGCACGGCTTCACTTAGGGAGCACCGACCGTGTGCCCGGCCACGTGCCAGGCCACGTGGCGGGGGCTGGGTTTCCTCTCCCCCCACGTGGCCACACACCAGCCCCCTGTGATTACTTAGTTCTACAAAAACA from Panthera leo isolate Ple1 chromosome A2, P.leo_Ple1_pat1.1, whole genome shotgun sequence includes:
- the UBXN6 gene encoding UBX domain-containing protein 6 isoform X1 is translated as MKKFFQEIKADIKFKSAGPGQKLTESVGERAPRGKPNQPALQQPRQGPTDEAQMAAAAALARLEQKQPRARGPTSQESIRNQVRKELRAEATVSGSPEAPGTNRVPEPREEGSTHLAVPAVCFTCPLTGATLRKDQRDAHIKEAILSHFSTDPVAASIMKIHTFNRDRDRVKLGVDTIAKYLDNICLHPEEEKYRKIKLQNRVFQERINCLEGTHEFFEAVGFQKALLPVPDQEGPEEFYVLSEAALAQPQSLRKHKEQLLVAEPVRATLARQRRVFQPSPLASQFDLPGDFFNLTAEEVRREQRLRSEAVERLSVLRTKAMREREEQRERRRYTYTLLRVRFPDGCLLQGTFYARERVAALYAFVREALQSDWLPFELLASGGQRLSEEESPAFDECGLVPSALLTFSWDAALLEDLRAAGAEPDSSILKPELLSTIEKLS
- the UBXN6 gene encoding UBX domain-containing protein 6 isoform X2 codes for the protein MRERAPRGKPNQPALQQPRQGPTDEAQMAAAAALARLEQKQPRARGPTSQESIRNQVRKELRAEATVSGSPEAPGTNRVPEPREEGSTHLAVPAVCFTCPLTGATLRKDQRDAHIKEAILSHFSTDPVAASIMKIHTFNRDRDRVKLGVDTIAKYLDNICLHPEEEKYRKIKLQNRVFQERINCLEGTHEFFEAVGFQKALLPVPDQEGPEEFYVLSEAALAQPQSLRKHKEQLLVAEPVRATLARQRRVFQPSPLASQFDLPGDFFNLTAEEVRREQRLRSEAVERLSVLRTKAMREREEQRERRRYTYTLLRVRFPDGCLLQGTFYARERVAALYAFVREALQSDWLPFELLASGGQRLSEEESPAFDECGLVPSALLTFSWDAALLEDLRAAGAEPDSSILKPELLSTIEKLS